The Corvus moneduloides isolate bCorMon1 chromosome 1, bCorMon1.pri, whole genome shotgun sequence nucleotide sequence GGGAGACTCAGAAAAAGTGAAAGACTGCAATCTCTAGGTTTGATAAAGAAAGTATAAATCAAATTAACTGACAAACTCCTCAGAAGCCTGCTTACCTGTCAAAGCAGGGAGGCTGACAGTACTGACCAAGAAACTGAAATCACAATATTTTCATATAATATTTGTAAcaagtggaaaataaaagtaaaaataaaataatgtctACTCTGTGTCTAgtgctcagaaaaaaacaaatgaggTAATCTGTATTATCTTTCCTACGGCAAATTCAGGGCCAACCTTTTCCTTTACAAAGGCTGTAAGGAGCTTTTCTTGAGGTCTTCCTTCTCCAAGTGACAAGACCAAGAGATGTACGTGACAAACTTAATGGTTTCGTGTAGACTAAATTTGAAAGGATGATTATTAACTTTCATTGAAACCTGAAAAGGTTGAGGCCTAGCAAGCTCCTTGTAGACCCAGCCCTATAACGACTCCAAAGTCCCATTCATTTTCCCTGTGAGAAGATTATATGccttatttcaaagaaaacagctCACAAGGAAACTTCTGACTTTCTTAAGTCTTGTCTAATGTGGGGAAATCTCTCTACTAGGAAGAGGTCTCCTGACTGGTATACACAGGTACTGTGGATAACTGAAAAATTGGTTCCATGCTTTTAATTACAGTGGCTCAGTTCAGCACAGAGACTATCCTGCAGGGAAGGTGAGATGTGTAAAGATCTGTATGATCTGTGaatatgagaaaaaatgaaGTAGGACTTGAACATCACCAAGGTTCActgctgttgaaaaaaaaaaagctcaaataTTAATGACCTGTAATGTACATATCTTTTTTGATCATTTgcttaagaattttttttcttttttttaagggaaggTAAAATGCCTGTCTTTGCTTCTGTGGTTAGATTAGATGTTCCATGAGAGTGGAACTTGGAGTTTTGTAAGGGGCTAGCAGTGATCCCACTCCTCCATACATTACTCCTCTGAAAGATCTCACTCTGCCTTGCAACATTCTTGTTATTCCAGAACTGGGTTGGGCTAGTCATAATAGATGCAGGCAATCAACTCAACTTccccacacacagctctgccagtaAAACTCACTTCACCTTGCAACACTCCTGTTTTTCCTGCGTCTTTTAAGCAAAAGCTATCAGTGTGGCACTCACTGTGGATCTGTCCTTACTCCTGCTGAAATCCAGGATAACTTTCTTAGTGATCCAAGAGGAAAGTGTTGCTGATATAGACAAATGTCTGCTTGTGACTAGGGTGAAACAAAGTTGTCTTCCCTGAATGAATGAGATTTTGATCCTGGCAGTAGATGTAACTAACCTGTGTTCCACTTCTGATTTTATTACAGCAATAAAATCCAGTGTGACTTTAGATATCAACTCAGTTACAGAGAATGTGAGATTAGAGTCTAACCTTTACATAGTATGGCCTTCTGCAAGGCTGTaatttttctcaggaaaaaggTTAGTTTCTAGTTAGAACACTAGAGTCTTCAGTGTTGATCgctgttttatttatattgAAAATCTATAGAGCATTCACCATGATGCAGACAAGCATTGGCCTAGTGGTAAATCCCAGTTTACACTGGTGTGTGTATCTGGGCCATGTAATTTTATGTAAAATCAAGTAAGTGTGTGACACAATAAAATAGTATGTCAAAGTAAggattattttcctgaaattttgaaaaaagatTTGCATGtgttctctttgtttcctttgtcacatgaaataatacattaaaatataagAATGCTCTAGGCAATGtacaaaactaaaaaagacTACTTTGGTGAATGAACATGGTGAGAGGCTACGAATATGGATATGTTTGTACTAAGGAGCCTAGAGGAGATACTTTTTATGTGTGGTGATACAGAAATACATACTTATAACTCTGCATACCAGGGAGAGAATATTCCCCTAAACCAAGTACTTTCTCTTGCAGTACTCCCTGTTGATCAAAGCTGCATAATTTAAAGCATCTAGAGGCAGATTTAAATTattcacaatatttttttaaattatcttggCATATTGCAGACAGTATTTGTGTAACTAGCAGTCTTCTGTAAGTTCTATAAATTTTTGCATCCTTATAGATGCATCCTATCAGCTCAGTTTGAGAAGAGGGTACCTAACTTTGCATAGAAGGGGCAGGAGAGACTCGTTCTGACGCTGTGTTAGTCACATCACGCGAAAGTGCCAGGCACGCAGGACCATAGGGAATGGCAGGGTAGAGCCGGCAGTCTCTAGGTCTCAGCCCGAATGCTGCTGCGTGCTGGTGCCTAAGAGTTTTCTGATACCCTCTAAAGCCCCAAATAGGAATCCTGCAATTAGTGCATCTAACTCCTCCTTTACTGCAGGCTTCTCTCCTATTGGTGAAAGGTCTTCGCAGCTCATGTAGGGACCCCACCCCTTTTGTGGGTTTTCATTCTGAAGCTATCCACAACTTTACACCTGAATGAATGCCAAACCTCTCTGAATATATAAAGGAAAGCTTCAAGAGCAATTTCAGTTacacagaagaagcagaaggaaaagatttCATCCAGCTCTGTCAGACAGAGACTGAACCAGCCATGCTTCTCCCTGCCATTCACTTCTATGGCTTTCTCCTGGCTTGCATCTTCACGAGAAGCTCCTTGGCTTTCAAGAACGATGCCACAGAGATACTTTATTCCCACGTTGTTAAACCCGCTGCGGCGAGCCCAAGCAGCAACAGTACATTGAATCAAGCTAGGAACGGAGGAAGGCACTACACCAGCACTGGATCCGACCGTAACAGTGAGTATCCCACCGGCGGCACTTCCACCGCAGCCCTGGGCGGCAGCCCCgcctggcccggccccgggAGCGGGAGCGGAGCCCCTCGGAGCTGCGCATCCCGTGGCAGCGCCCcggcccccccacccccctgccCGAGCGCGGCGCTCCAGAGAACCGGCGCCTGGGGGAAGCCGGGCCACggggagatgctgctggttCCCGGCCGGGATCTGCCTCGCCGGGCGGCCCCCGAGCCAGCCGCCCTCCCACCCCCGTGCTGGGAAGTCCTGTAGGACCGGCTCTCTCGGGCAGGTTACTTCCTGAGGGAGGTTCATCCAGGAATGCAGGGTTTATGGGTTATCCGGCAGGGAAGtgagataaaggaaaaagagagagaggcatTTCCAGAGCGCTCTCTTTTTTAACTCACCTCCAACTGCGGGCAGGGGAGGTGTCTGGGCTACTTTTCAAGTGCAATAAAAAACTCTGAATTTTGTTCCCGCTGTTTAGTTTTACTTCCTGCTTTAGCACTTACCCGCTTAACACCTCCAGCAAAAGTAAACAAATCAGCTCGTAATTTACCTATGATCTCTGCTCTAACTTGCCTTTTTTATATCCAGTCTTTCCCTTCTGAGTTTTATGTATATATGTCAGATACGTGCAGATCTGGAAACCTGCTGACTTTATctgttccctccctcccccttcttaaaatgaaagaaatccaAATAGAGAAACACACGCACATCAACCCACAGCAACTTGATAAAAATAGAGTCATCCCTAGAAAGTGAAGGTAACAAGTGACACCGGTACCTTTCAGCTAAGCCAGGTGTGTCAGCTTCTATGAATGCTAAGGGTTTAAATGCACAGGAAACATCTCATCATTATGAGATTACTGGAACAGCCCAGTAGGTATTCATTGTCACTGAGCTGTCACTGGTGAAAAGCTGAGCcagggaagacagaaaaacagaaggaaagacaaaCTTAGAGCTGTGACCAGCTGCTTCCAGGTACATTCCTGAGTGCAGCTGCCAGAAGGCAGGTTTCAAtcttttctgcaaagcaggCATTAGAGCAGCCCTGTCAATAGTCCCTAGGATCAGCCTGCAGATTTACAGTCCCTctgcctgcccaccctgagACACAGACGACAGGGTGAAGCAATCTTAACGCAGTGCCTCAGTTCAGAACTTGCTTCCAAAAATCCAAGTAGAAACAGAAGCAGCCTGTAGCTGTGATATGTAGATGTACCTTCAAAGCCTTTTATGATTCACTCTGAAATGTTTCTAGTAATtacttctattttaaaagcGTTAGTTAATTGCATTGTGTGTAGAATCTGTGCCGTAATTGTCCTTCGGAAAGAGGGAGAGCACAGCCAGTAAAGATTGCTTATTAAAATTAAGCACACTGTGGGCGTTTATTTCAAAGTGTaattactgaaataaacagTTGTGTTTAttgcaggctgcagagctgcacatATAGACGGGTACAAACATGCCTGTATGAGAAGCTCTGCATGTTGAGTCTGTCAGCTGCCTGAGAGAATTTGCAGGATCCTCTATGTTACATATAATATACACACTACTACAGTTACAAAGATGGTGTTCTCTTGAGGGCAAAACGACCCCTCTGAAATTGTTACTGCTAATCATTCATAGACAGAACCCCATTCTGTGGTAACTTCAGCTGTTACCACTTCTGCAGTGTCTGCTTGGAACTGCAGAGTTCATGGGAGACTCAGTCCACTGTAACCATGGAATGAGAAGAAACACACTATttgaaattcatttaaaaacacttcAACTGTTTCCAAAGCACTGTTTTCCCCCTTGCTAATGATCCAACATGATTGTTATAAATATCACAGAGCAGATTCCCTAGACTAAGAACAagcaggaaacatttcttcccttggggcattttttcctcttctaaaagGTATGTCCCTGAGAAGAAGGATAGAGAATAAAATTGCCTCTTCTACCACAACTGCTGAAGTGCATGtcattaggatttttttatgCTGTGGTATTATCCAGAGATACCATCAGCACTTGAGGCCCTTGTGATGGGGGACACAACAGTAAAGAGATGCCCTGTAAAGATTACAGCCTACTTTAACTTCTGCAAAACATACCTGATTAATGTGAAAATGACTGGTTAAGAAAATCACTCCATTCTGAATATCAATGTTTCTTGTTCTGTGCATTCTGCAGATCGCGTTCAAGTTGGTTGTCGAGAACTGAGATCTACCAAGTACATCTCAGATGGCCAGTGCACCAGCATTAATCCCCTGAAGGAACTGGTGTGTGCTGGTGAATGCCTCCCTTTGCCACTGCTCCCCAACTGGATTGGAGGAGGTTACGGAACCAAGTACTGGAGCAGGCGGAGCTCGCAAGAGTGGAGGTGTGTCAATGACAAAACTCGCACTCAGAGGATCCAGCTTCAGTGCCAGGATGGAAGTATAAGAACCTACAAAATAACTGTGGTCACGGCCTGCAAGTGCAAGCGATACACCAGGCAGCACAATGAGTCCAGCCACAACTTCGAGGGAACCTCTCAAGCAAAACCCATCCAGCAccacaaagaaaggaaaagagccaGTAAATCCAGCAAGCATAGTACAAGTTAGAAGTCAGACATTCTCTGctctctcatctctctctcctTGTGCCAAAATTGAACTCACCTGTAACCATTTGCTTTACCATTCTGACTGCTTAAAGACAAGTCTGCCATTGCTGTGTTCTCAGTTGACACTCCATGCTTACTGCTTTGACCAAAATCAAAAGGGGCATTCTCAGCATACGGACCTTCTGGGTGATTTTCCAAATGCTCAAAATGGGGAATAATACAAGCCTTCCAAAACCACACTATAAACTTTTACATTTTCTCCAGccatggaagaaaagaaaatttgccAAGAGTATTCACTGAAGTCAATTTTGTAAAATGATGCTTTGTTGTGTGTTTTCCTGAGAACAGTTACCACATCTATTGCCTTTTATATCATGTTTTATGATCTTCTGACAACAGCTTAAAAATACACCACCTTGTATCTGCTTTCAGAT carries:
- the SOSTDC1 gene encoding sclerostin domain-containing protein 1 — its product is MPNLSEYIKESFKSNFSYTEEAEGKDFIQLCQTETEPAMLLPAIHFYGFLLACIFTRSSLAFKNDATEILYSHVVKPAAASPSSNSTLNQARNGGRHYTSTGSDRNNRVQVGCRELRSTKYISDGQCTSINPLKELVCAGECLPLPLLPNWIGGGYGTKYWSRRSSQEWRCVNDKTRTQRIQLQCQDGSIRTYKITVVTACKCKRYTRQHNESSHNFEGTSQAKPIQHHKERKRASKSSKHSTS